One genomic window of Nitrosomonas sp. Is35 includes the following:
- a CDS encoding GIY-YIG nuclease family protein, which yields MPRKKLQTEVIEGFQAVHGDSCDYSNVYYTNSTAKVEVVCLKHGPFLILPGHHINGVGCKECFFESQKVTKEDFVSRSRTHFGDRYDYSLFHELPPFGEKVKIRCVAHDLVFLQEPRNHQRGHVGCPKCKSLKHALGLGHLKPEHNESRLLDSFRERVQIVHGGKYGYDQFEYVNTTTKGIIHCPEHGIFHQSPNNHLRGSGCPKCATNLCKIGTFKQKCEELGIDYWRALKRRQAGMSEDRILSEGYVRASRKVRSVTVHGDIYPNLEEAIRALSPPASSTTIARWIESGVSAEKAFSRVPNPGYGEGIIYIVTHQGTGKKYVGITVQSLDRRWEYHLDQARAGHIKNKQSLHAAIRKYGESEFTIEQIDTGSSKGSLEAKERRWIQKLGTMVPAGFNISTGGTSGGSNSRSIEVDGITFPSIKAAVAYVAETREISLYAAAARIRKGRVNVKQPAKPGESLVKTPAYKVWSRLVHGVINPKSSEYIVGIELFNAWRDFDQFLADNGQPPAKGMAFARVDKTGGYFPGNCEWMTKSKASKINAAHMKKIGLLVGGRGKVS from the coding sequence GTGCCACGTAAGAAATTACAGACAGAAGTGATAGAAGGATTTCAAGCAGTGCATGGCGACAGCTGCGATTACTCCAATGTCTACTACACGAACAGTACAGCGAAAGTTGAGGTGGTCTGCCTGAAACATGGTCCGTTCCTCATTCTGCCTGGACACCACATCAACGGAGTTGGCTGTAAGGAGTGTTTCTTTGAGTCACAAAAGGTAACGAAAGAAGATTTTGTTTCTAGATCCAGAACGCATTTTGGAGATCGGTACGATTATAGTCTTTTCCATGAATTGCCGCCCTTTGGGGAGAAGGTTAAAATTCGATGTGTTGCACACGATTTAGTTTTTTTACAGGAGCCTCGTAATCATCAACGTGGCCACGTTGGGTGTCCCAAATGCAAATCCCTCAAGCATGCACTGGGACTAGGTCATCTAAAGCCCGAGCATAATGAATCTCGTTTGCTTGATAGTTTTCGCGAGCGAGTTCAGATCGTTCACGGTGGAAAGTATGGCTACGACCAATTTGAGTATGTAAATACCACAACAAAGGGAATCATTCATTGTCCTGAACACGGAATATTCCATCAAAGTCCAAACAACCACCTGCGAGGTAGCGGGTGCCCCAAATGCGCCACGAATTTGTGCAAGATCGGAACGTTCAAACAAAAATGCGAAGAATTGGGAATCGATTACTGGAGAGCTCTCAAGCGACGCCAAGCAGGAATGAGCGAGGATAGAATTCTCAGCGAAGGATACGTGAGGGCTTCACGAAAGGTCAGAAGTGTGACGGTGCACGGAGATATTTATCCCAACCTGGAAGAGGCGATTCGGGCTCTTAGTCCTCCAGCAAGTTCAACGACTATTGCGCGATGGATTGAGTCCGGCGTTTCGGCAGAGAAGGCTTTTTCCCGAGTACCCAATCCAGGCTACGGTGAGGGAATCATTTATATCGTAACTCACCAGGGCACTGGTAAAAAGTACGTTGGCATCACGGTTCAATCGCTGGATCGACGATGGGAGTATCACCTGGACCAAGCGAGAGCTGGGCATATCAAAAATAAGCAATCGCTTCACGCAGCAATACGGAAATATGGCGAATCTGAATTCACCATTGAGCAAATCGACACGGGAAGCAGCAAAGGAAGTCTTGAAGCCAAAGAAAGAAGGTGGATCCAAAAATTGGGCACTATGGTGCCCGCTGGTTTCAATATTTCTACAGGCGGAACAAGCGGGGGCTCTAACTCTCGTTCAATAGAGGTGGATGGCATTACCTTTCCAAGCATAAAGGCAGCGGTGGCATACGTAGCAGAAACGCGTGAAATTAGCCTTTACGCCGCAGCAGCGCGCATCCGAAAAGGCAGAGTAAACGTCAAACAACCAGCCAAGCCAGGCGAGAGCTTGGTGAAAACACCAGCTTATAAAGTCTGGAGCAGGCTGGTGCATGGTGTTATCAACCCAAAGTCTAGTGAATACATTGTAGGCATCGAGCTTTTTAATGCATGGAGAGACTTCGATCAGTTTCTGGCCGACAACGGGCAGCCGCCAGCTAAAGGAATGGCCTTCGCTCGAGTGGACAAGACAGGAGGCTATTTTCCAGGGAACTGTGAATGGATGACTAAGAGTAAAGCCAGCAAGATAAATGCTGCACATATGAAAAAGATTGGCTTGTTGGTTGGAGGAAGGGGAAAAGTCTCGTGA
- a CDS encoding VOC family protein — translation MTKIAKNTICLWYDNDAEGAARFYAGTFPDSSVGAVHRAPGDYPSGKEGDVLTVEFTVMGIPCLGLNGGPAFTHNEAFSFQVATEDQSETDRYWNAIVGNGGQESDCGWCKDRWGISWQITPVALTKAFTSPDRIAAKRAFDAMMTMRKIDIAAIEAAFRG, via the coding sequence ATGACCAAAATTGCAAAGAACACGATCTGCCTCTGGTACGACAACGACGCCGAAGGTGCGGCGCGATTTTACGCCGGAACCTTCCCCGATTCGTCAGTCGGCGCGGTGCATCGGGCACCCGGGGATTATCCATCGGGCAAGGAAGGGGATGTATTGACTGTCGAGTTTACCGTCATGGGCATCCCGTGCCTCGGACTCAACGGCGGGCCTGCGTTCACACACAACGAGGCCTTTTCGTTTCAGGTTGCGACCGAGGATCAAAGTGAAACGGATCGCTATTGGAATGCAATCGTTGGCAACGGCGGTCAGGAGAGCGATTGCGGCTGGTGCAAGGACAGGTGGGGTATCTCCTGGCAGATTACGCCGGTTGCCCTGACGAAAGCATTCACCAGCCCGGATCGCATAGCTGCCAAACGAGCATTCGATGCGATGATGACGATGAGGAAAATCGACATTGCCGCAATCGAAGCGGCATTCCGCGGTTGA
- a CDS encoding PA4780 family RIO1-like protein kinase has product MKIPKRIEPLIQDGFIDEVIRQLMSGKEASVYVVRCGEEIRCAKVYKEANKRSFRQSMDYTEGRKVKNSRRARAMEKGTRYGRKAQEESWQSAEVDALYRLAAAGVRVPKPHHFHEGVLLMDLVTDSNGNAAPRLSELVLTAELAREYHRALIMQVVRMLCAGIIHGDLSEYNVLVDSNGPVIIDLPQAIDAAANNQACKMLLRDVENLAIYFGQSAPELLTTSYGMEIWSLYQSGQLHPDSVLTGHFECIEKPIDLQSVLREIDDTLKEEEARNLYRALHPH; this is encoded by the coding sequence ATGAAAATCCCAAAAAGAATTGAACCCCTGATCCAGGATGGCTTTATCGATGAAGTGATCCGTCAATTAATGAGCGGCAAGGAAGCGTCGGTTTATGTGGTTCGCTGTGGAGAAGAAATACGTTGCGCGAAAGTGTACAAAGAAGCCAACAAACGTAGTTTTCGCCAAAGCATGGACTACACCGAAGGCCGTAAGGTAAAAAACAGCCGTCGTGCGCGTGCCATGGAGAAAGGAACCCGCTACGGACGCAAAGCACAGGAAGAATCCTGGCAAAGCGCCGAGGTGGATGCCCTGTACCGGCTTGCTGCTGCCGGGGTGCGTGTGCCCAAGCCGCATCATTTTCACGAGGGCGTATTGCTGATGGATCTGGTGACTGACAGCAACGGCAACGCAGCCCCGCGGCTCAGCGAACTGGTGCTGACTGCCGAGTTAGCGCGTGAATATCACCGCGCGCTAATAATGCAGGTGGTTCGCATGCTTTGTGCAGGGATTATCCACGGCGATCTGTCCGAATATAACGTGCTGGTCGACAGCAACGGGCCTGTGATCATCGATTTGCCGCAAGCGATCGACGCGGCCGCCAATAACCAAGCGTGCAAAATGCTGCTGCGCGATGTCGAGAACCTGGCGATTTATTTCGGCCAATCTGCGCCTGAATTGCTCACGACGAGTTATGGCATGGAGATATGGTCACTCTACCAAAGCGGACAACTCCATCCGGACAGCGTTTTGACCGGGCACTTCGAATGTATTGAAAAACCAATCGACCTGCAAAGCGTTCTGCGTGAAATTGATGACACGCTGAAGGAAGAAGAAGCAAGGAATCTGTATCGGGCATTACATCCCCATTAG
- a CDS encoding glutathione S-transferase family protein: MITLYGIEWSRAKYVLFTLAELGLDFQHVRINPFEKEKNAPEYLKLNPLAQVPTLVDGDLVLTEAMAINFYLSRKYGAGKLWADRLEDEAQIYKWSLFAVTQMETACVDLILHRKVFDVKIRNPDIIQAAEKKLVKPLEVLNNYLAGKDFLVAGKFTVADIHMTGVLSYALGGEFDFSPYRHVVRYLDAILSRPACRKAGIAPYSESKSAHH, encoded by the coding sequence ATGATTACTCTATATGGCATTGAATGGTCGCGCGCGAAATATGTATTGTTCACGCTGGCGGAGCTTGGTCTGGATTTCCAGCATGTCCGGATCAACCCATTTGAGAAAGAGAAGAATGCGCCCGAGTATTTAAAGCTGAACCCGCTGGCGCAGGTGCCCACGCTGGTCGATGGCGATCTGGTGCTGACCGAGGCGATGGCGATCAATTTTTATCTGTCGAGAAAATACGGCGCTGGGAAGCTGTGGGCGGACCGGCTGGAAGACGAAGCGCAAATCTACAAATGGAGTCTTTTTGCGGTCACTCAAATGGAAACTGCCTGTGTGGATCTGATTCTGCACCGGAAGGTTTTCGATGTGAAAATTAGAAACCCGGACATCATCCAGGCGGCGGAAAAGAAACTGGTGAAACCGCTTGAAGTCTTGAACAACTATCTCGCCGGTAAAGATTTTTTGGTGGCCGGCAAATTTACCGTCGCGGATATCCATATGACGGGTGTTTTGTCTTATGCGCTGGGCGGCGAATTTGATTTCTCGCCCTATCGCCATGTGGTGCGGTATTTGGATGCGATTTTATCGAGACCGGCATGCAGGAAAGCGGGAATTGCCCCCTACAGCGAATCCAAATCTGCGCATCACTAA